From Oreochromis niloticus isolate F11D_XX linkage group LG15, O_niloticus_UMD_NMBU, whole genome shotgun sequence:
AGCACAGAGGCATGCAGAGGTCGTTTACCCATAGGTGTTCCCACGCCGTAGGCTCTGGAATCTATGAGGCCTCCAATCTGCGTGAGGTTGCAGTTGCGCTGGGTGACAAACTCAATGGTGGTGGACTCCATAAGGAAGGCATAATCTGAGGTAAGGACACGCTGGATGCCTTCCTCCACGTTCTTAACCATCACAGATTGCCTCCTGCTGTTCATAAACTCCCACATCTTGTCATAGGTAGAGATTTTTGTCTTCTGCAAGTAACCAGAGAGTAGGATCTGAATGAGACTCCAAGAAGTATTAGGAGAAAATATCATATCATCATTTGCAGCGTGTTTGGGACCTATTATGTTCATTTCCAGCTGCACATTTTTTCTTATTCATAGACTATAAtagctttgcatgactcacAGTTCAAAAATAAACcctatttattttcttctgagGCTTTGAGGAGCTGCTAAGTTCTTACGGTCCTCCCCCTTTACGGCCACCTTCTGTTTAAGGTTTTTATTGGCTTCCCGTCACAAACAGAAGACTGCAAATTGATGAGGCTGCTGTGCTCGAAGCCGGGTGCCTGAAATGACCATCAAGTGTATCTCTTCTCTGAGACATCACGCATGTCCAAGATAGAAAAACCTGTCTGTAGCAAAGCATGAACCTTGAGCTTTTTAGCTGTTTGTGTACAATTTTGGCCATGTTACAATGATCATCCAACATTGTCACAGAAACTCAGGAAAAGCATCATAGGTCCATTTTAATGTCTGAAAAACGATATGATGAAATGATGATATTAATATTTCTATGATGAAAAGAACTCAAAGTTTTAATCCTGGCGATTTAGATGAGCCATAAATAcgacttttcttttgttataaATCAAGCTCTGCTTTTATAGCTTGTATTTTTCATTCTCACATTATATAAGTACCTTtcagagtgttttttttttttttaatggtggaGGCTCTTCATGCTAAATTGAAATTGCCTAGCTTTGCACAAATGATTCACTGGAGGCAATTCATATAATCTGGTTTATGTTTAATTTATTGTTACCAGACACTTCCTAATGCTGCTGCATCAGGCGCTTTCAACCAGGGAATTACTGTACGTTTTTCACTGTGAAACAGTCACATGAAATGCACTGTCTTTTTGATGAATATTGCAtttataatttaaaacaaatatatatacgATATGGGCACAAGGACCGGGCCAAATACATGTTACCTACTGCAGTGGCTGAGCCTTGGAAACCCATGCCAAGAAGCTCCCggcacacagtttttgtgctgatgttattGCCACAGGAGGTTTGTATGGCGTTATTTcagtgccactattctgagcgcacgtaaaaaaatattgcaagtgcaagtgttgcattttgaggagaaatttattttgagcgtacaaaagctgaatttgagtgaacaaaattcattgctgcgtgcaaaaaatgtatttcagtgtttgcgcttatccatatacacacacacaatagcaccccctctcgctcagttttttcatttgcgcttgctcgcaatgtgttgcttgcgctcACAACATTCTCTGCTGCAAGCGCTCAACtctctgtacaccgttataagtgtgccacaaaaccaaccaatcacagacttggtttcaaaaattctgattggctcttacagtctccaatcagctcgctaGCTGCTGCATTCCGGAAACAGTCCGAAATGTAGCTAAATCCAGCTAAACTCAATTTAACCCCAATTTGCGGATAAtatctttaattattttattttaaaatatattatttgttAAGACTATCGTTGGTGTAGTATAATGTAGTTGCATTATACAACCATGCCAACTGACTCTCCAAATTATATTTGAGTAGCTCTCTTTTATGTCGTCGAATACTGAACAGCAGCACGAAAACAACATGTCCCGGCCACATGTAAGTAATATAAAATCATTTTGTACATTATTATTCGCTTGATAACTGACGTTAGCTAATTTGCAAACTATGCAAACTTGAAAAATGATGTACCTCATGTAGTTCGTTTTATGggttgtttatttttgtctgaGATACGtcatttcattgtatttttctaACTACTTGTCCATGTTTGCTGCTTTTAACAGGACATACTGAGACAGCAAATGATGCATAGACTCCTCTCTAAACTGGAAGCTGCTTTAAACCAACAACCACTAAATCTGGATTATTTGGAGTTCTTGACTCGTCATGAGCTTGTTCTGTTTGAATCTTTCTCTCAGCAAATAGGTGGTCTGTCAGAGATTACAGAGGCTCTACAAAATGTTCATCATCTGGTTCAGTGTGAAATTAACATCACCTCTGTGGGAATTATTGAACTGGAAACAGAAGTTGGTCTGGGACCTGGCCACCCCAAAATCGTactagagagagaaaaactgaagaaCTTGTTGGACACTCGGCTGCCAGTCAGCTGCATCGCTAAATGTCTTGGTGTTTCAAGAAGAACAATCTTCAGGAGGATGCAAGAATTTGACTTGTCTGTGAGAGGAACATACAGCACAATGAATGACCAAGAGCTGGACAACATCATATCGACTATCAAAAATCAGATGCCAAATGCTGGCTATCGAATGGTTCAAGGACATTTGGTTTCTATGGGTCTCCGTGTTCAGTGGTGGAGAATGATGGCCTCCATGCATCGAGTTGATGCTGTTGGGATCTTCACACGGATTACAGAACTAGGCTGTGTTGTGCGAAGAAGCTACTCGGTGCGAAGCCCTCTCTCCCTTGTCCACATAGACACAAATCACAAGCTAATAAGGTAAAATACCCACTTATATAGCTCTAATAAAAGTTGGGCAGAAAGATGCACGTTATactttaaatctgttttaatcAACCTTATCTGATAGGTCTTTCAGtgtgtttataatattttaaaaagcacttcATATTGTAATATTAAGTAAAAGGATTACAGGATGTGTAACAAAAGCAGTAATATTGTTAATTGTAAATTTTCTTGAGCAATTATTTACACTTTGTATATCGATATTTTCCATGATAACAAGCCTATCAACACATAATATGGTAAGTGctactgaaaacttaaaaaaaaatcatgacaaGGGAACTAAAATATTTAGTCTCATTGAACTTATCCACTTTCACATATAAAAATGTTGGTATTATTTTCAGCACACCTGACAAGTGTCCAGTTTAAATCAGTGGCAAGTTTGgttactgaaaaatgtattttcaatgTCTTACATGTTCTGCAAATCAAGCCTTAGTGAGATTGTTTTCCCTCTGAAACAGGTACAATGTTGTGATCTTTGGTGGAGTGGATGGCTACTCAAGGAAGGTAAATTTAAACTGTTATGTAGAATATTTGGTAgttttgaaatgagagctgtattaggttatttttttatgaacaTCAATTATTCAGCAAGCCAACATAGTGGACgatttgcaatttaaaaaaaaaaattataatcagttctttacaaaaaaaaggttCAACTAAAaggccatttttattttttgataagTACTACCAATATTGATATATAGACTACTCAAGCTTTGAATTATGGTTTTGAACATAGAACCGTACAATGTTCCTTGAACACTTATTATGGAACTGCATTATTAACTGAAAAACTATACATGATCTGAAACCAGATCTTTaattttccatttgtttttactgcaggtCCTGTACTTGGATGCAGCAACTAACAACAGGGCAAAAACTGCATTCTCATTTTTCCTGAGATCAGCCCAGCTTCACGGCTTGCCATCAAGGTTTAATGCCCTGATCAAATTTATATGCTAGCAACAAGTTTCATTAAAGACAACttccttaaaaatgtatttttatcatAGGGTTAGGGCAGATCAAGGAGTAGAAAACCTGGacattgcacatttcatgtttgCCACAAGAGGAACAGGGAGAGCGAGTTTCATATCTGGAAAGAGTGTCCACAATCAGAGGTTagtcttttgatgttttttttatattattattgacTGCATGGGTAGATTGTTGTAGCAGTTCTGATATTGATTTAAAGCATATAATACCATAAATCcaaattcaaatgtatttacaGAGTAGAACGACTTTGGCGTGATGTCTGGATTGCAGTCACTAGCAAGTACCATGATGTTCTTCACTCACTTGAGGAGGATGGCCTGCTTGACATTTCAGATGTCATTCATCTCTTTGGTGTCCACTACATCTTTGTCCCTCGACTCCGAGCAGATCTTGTCACCTTTGTTGGAGGATGGAATAATCATCCCCTCAGGACAGAAGGTGGTCTCACTCCTGAACAGCTCTGGTGTATGGGACATCTACAAGAGCTGGACGACGGCGAGAGACTTGAGGTACCAGATCATAGTTTTTTGCTCTTCTGAAACTCTGCTCTTCTGAAATTAA
This genomic window contains:
- the LOC109194880 gene encoding uncharacterized protein LOC109194880, producing MSSNTEQQHENNMSRPHDILRQQMMHRLLSKLEAALNQQPLNLDYLEFLTRHELVLFESFSQQIGGLSEITEALQNVHHLVQCEINITSVGIIELETEVGLGPGHPKIVLEREKLKNLLDTRLPVSCIAKCLGVSRRTIFRRMQEFDLSVRGTYSTMNDQELDNIISTIKNQMPNAGYRMVQGHLVSMGLRVQWWRMMASMHRVDAVGIFTRITELGCVVRRSYSVRSPLSLVHIDTNHKLIRYNVVIFGGVDGYSRKVLYLDAATNNRAKTAFSFFLRSAQLHGLPSRVRADQGVENLDIAHFMFATRGTGRASFISGKSVHNQRVERLWRDVWIAVTSKYHDVLHSLEEDGLLDISDVIHLFGVHYIFVPRLRADLVTFVGGWNNHPLRTEGGLTPEQLWCMGHLQELDDGERLEELQDPGIDWESAVLQEESNSTVVVPEIECPLDEETLEGLQRTINPLEHSESYGRDLYIQFLLLVSNQQ